TGTATCTTTTCTTCTCCAAAAGCGTTTTCATCTACTCAAACACCTCCTTTAGATCCAATTCTATACTAAGAAGCTCAGACCTTACCCTGCCTTGTCTTTTTGCCTCGGAGAGGAGTTTGAAACCCTCAGGAGTGTTTGAGTAAATCTCTATACTTTTCATGTATGGATCCACAATCCAATACTCTTTTACACCAGCTTTTTCATAAACATCTTTCTTTACCCTAAGGTCGTAGTAAGCGGTAGAAGGCGAGAGTATTTCCACAACAATATCAGGTGGTCCCTCTATGCCTCTCTGTGTTATCTTTGCTTTTGAACCTTCCAAAACTACCACTATGTCAGGTTGATAGGCATTTTCTTCATCAAGGTAAACATCAACGGGTGCATAAAGGACTTCGCCTTTTGTCTTTTCTTTAAGGTGATGAAAAAGCATAACCGAAAGCCTGATGGAAACTCTTTGGTGTTCAGGTGATGGCGCTGGGCTCACAACTAGCTCTCCTTCTATGAGCTGGTATGGACTGCCTTCTGGAAGTTTTTCGTAGTCCTCAATAGTGTATTTTTTCTTTTCTACTACCTTCACGGCTTGTACCTCAGTACAGGCACCCACCTTTCTTCTATATAAGGTAGAGGCTTTACCTCAAACTGGGGTGCGGTTTCTGGCGTTTGGTCTTGAGCTTTATAAACCTTCACCTTAGTGTCAAACCACGCAAAGTGTCCTGTAATGGGGTCTCCATAAAAGATTTCCCTTCCTCCTATCTTTATTGAGTGGGGTATTACATGGTTTAGCAGAAATCCTTCGTGTCCTTCTTCTGCTTGTGGCTTTAGACCCCAAGTGCCTTTCATCTTTCCTATGGCGTTCCATGTCCATACAGAGTTGGGCTCTGTGGTTTCTGTTAAGAAAACTTGACACTTAACCTTTCCTACTCTTGACTCTACCCACACCCAATCAAGGTGTTTTATACCGAGCTTTTGTGCAGTCTTGGGATTCATGTAAAGATAGTTTCTTGAGGATATCTGTCTTAGCCATGCGTTTTGGGAGTCCCAAGAGTGATACATCCACTGAGGCCTTTGGGTAAAAGCATAAAGGGGATACTCTTCTGCAGAGATCTCTTCCTCAAAGGGTGGATACCAGAAGGGTAAAGGATCAAAGTACTTGACTAATCTCTCTCTGAGCAGAGGATCGTTGGGTGGTTGGTTCTTACCTTCCCACAGACCTTGTCCTGCGAGCCTAAAAGTTTGGAGCGTCTCAAGGTAAAAGTTGAATGTTATGGGTGAGACCTTCTTTATAAAGCCTACGCTTAAAGCCCATTCTTGATAGTCTTTATTCACATGCCTATAATAGCGCATGTTTTCCGGAAGCTTATAGTAGAAAAATCCTTTGTTCTTTATGTACATCTCAAGCTGTCTAGGGTTAGGTTCTCCTACAAAGTGTTTATCGCCGTTTTTTCCTCTCCAACCTGCAAGAGCTCCCACACCTGGTCTTACCTGCCAGTTTATAAGAAAGTCCCTAAAGTCCTTATACTTTCTTGAACCATCTTCGTTTACAAAACCGGAAAGCTTTAACCTTGTGCCCAATTCTACCAAAACATCACCCCAACCTTTCACATCATAGCCATTCGCCTTTGGGTCTACTATGGGATGCCTGAGGGCATCTACAGGACCGTCCACCGCAGATGGTGGCCTATCAAGTAAAGACAGTGCAAACCACTGCTCAAGATAGGTAGCATCTGGCAATACAAGGTCTGAGTAAGCAACCTGTTCGCTGTAAAAGGCATCTATGGTGATAATTTTTGGAATGATATAGTTTCCTGCTTGATCTGTTGCGGTAAGAGCTTGGAGTATGTATGGGATGTTCTGTGATGAGTTCCAAGCCATGTTTGCCATGTAGATCATCAACACCTCTATGCCGTAAGGATTCTGTTCGTAAGCGGCAGGAATAACATTCTGTATACATCCGTGTGCGGTAAGCGGAAACCACCAGCTATACGCCCAATCTATCCTTATGGGATTACCCTTTTCATCTACTAAAAGGTCATCTGGGTTTTGGGGATATCCAAGGTGAGGTCCGGGGTATACCTCTCCATACTTTATTTCATCTGGTCTTGAGATTTTATAAGGTTTGGGAAGATCTTCTATGTGCTTGGGATACGGTGGCTTGTTGAGAAAACCACCGGGTACGTCTACAACACCGAGCATCATCATGAGCAAAAAGATAGCCCTTGCGGTTTGAAAGCCGTTGGTATGAGATGCTACACCTCTCATAACGTGGAAAGAAACAGGCCTTCCTATAAACTTTTTGTGCTTTCTTCCCCATACATCAGTCCACTCTATAGGAAGCTCTATGGGATGGTACAGAGCTATGGTTCCCATCTCCTTTGCTATTCTTTCTATGTCCTTTGCAGGTATACCTGTTATCTTTTCCACCTTTTGGGGTGAATAGTCCTTTACCAACCTTTCTGCAAATATGTCAAAGGCAGGTCTCACCTTGTATCCTTCTGGTGTAGTAAATTCACCTATAAAGGCAGGATCAAGATCATCAGGCACTATACGGTCTGCGGGTTTAAAACTATTAGATTTTTTATCAAAGACCATGGGTTTTCCTTCTTCGTTTCTGTAAAAGAGCCCATCCTTTGAAGTGCCAGGTGCTTGAATGACTAACCAAGTTGCGTTGGTGTACTCTTTAAGAAAATCCCAGTTGACCAAGTTGTATCTGAAAAGCTCATGCATTATTCCCATAAAGAAAGCTCCGTCAGTTCCGGGTTTTATAGGCACCCATTCGTCAGCTATGGCACCATACCCCCATCTGACAGGATTTACCACAACAAACTTTCCGCCTTTGCGTTTCATTTCCTGAATGCCCAGTTTGAAGGGATTAGAGGAGTGATCCTCCGCAACACCTATGAGCATAAAGTACTTAGTGTTTTCAAAGTCCGCTTCTCCAAACTCCCAAAAGGAACCACCTATGGAGTAAAGTCCAGAAGCCGCTATGTTTACGGAACAAAAACCACCGTGAGCTGCCCAATTCACCGTCCCGAGCTGACTTGCAAACCAACCGTTAATAGCCTGCATCTGGTCTCTTCCGGTAAAGAAGGCTATTTTATGGGGACCTTTTTTACGCGCCTCTTCTAACCACTGAGTGGCTATTTGCAGTGCCTCTTCCCACTCTATCTCTTTAAACTCTCCCGAACCTCTTGGACCCACTCTCAAAAGAGGTTTTCTCAATCTTGCAGGGCTATACTCCTTCATTATGCCTGAAGAACCCTTAGCACACAGAACTCCCCTGTTGGTTGGGTGTGCATCGTTCCCTTTTATGTAAGCGACCTTATTGTTCCTCACATATACCTCTATACCGCATCTACAGGCACACATGTAGCAAGTGCTGTAAGCCTTCCTGTCGTAAAAGCTTCCTCCTATTTCCATGCAGGAAACCTCCTATCCTAATAAAATACTTCAGCACCCAAAGGGTCGTGTTTTCAATTTGCTTATGGGATTATAAGCTTCATTTATAGTGATTATAAGTTGTTCTTAATTTAAGTTCTTTGTTATAATTAGAGAAGCGTCTATGCAGAAAGTAGAAGAGTGGAAACATCTCTTAGAAAGCAGGTTAAGGGAACTCTTACAACCATTTGAGCCTTTAGTTCTCTACCAAGCCATGTCTTATTATGTGTTTCAGGAAGGTAAAAGGATAAGACCTCTTTTTTTGTGCGCGGTAGCTGATGCTTTGGGTGGTAATATACAAGATGCCATAACAGTAGGATGCGCTCTTGAGTTCATACATAACTACTCCCTTATACACGATGACCTGCCAGCTATAGACAATGACAGCACAAGAAGGGGAAAGCCTTCGTGCCATGTACTTTTTGGTGAGGATATAGCCATACTTGCTGGTGATGCTCTTCTCAACTTAGCCTTTGAAGTGCTCTCAAAGAAAGAAAACTTTGTCTCCATGGATGAAAAAGACCTTCTGCAAGTTATACGCATCTTATCTGAAAGCTCGGGCCATAAGGGTATGGTAGCTGGTCAAGTTATGGACATAAAAAAACTCGGTGATGTTTGGAGTATTAGCTTAAAGAAAACTGCCTGTCTTTTCTCTTCTGCCTTTGCTTGTGCAGGGGTCATTTCAAAAAGAGATCAACTGCTTCATTCTTTAATCTCTGCAGGTGTAAAAGTAGGTGTGCTTTTCCAAATGGTTGATGACTATAAGGATAAGGATGGCTTTTACTCTATTTACAAAGATGGCATTGCACAGATCATAGAGGAAAAGTATCACGAATGCATTCGCACTTTGGAAGGCATAGGGCTACTTACACAGGAGATGGAGTTTCTCCTGAGGTTGGTGCTCTCTCCGGTAAAAACTCCTTGACGTGTAAGATCATCTGGTAGGCGTTTTCACCATCTGAGTAGTACCTTGGTCTTTCACTAACTATCTGAAATCCAAGGGATCTGTATAGTCTTATGGCGCGCACATTAGACTTTCTCACATCTAAAGCTATGTGGCTTACCTTATCCTTGAAGTTTTCTACCAAAAAGCTAAGGAGCATTTTCCCATACCCCATACCCCAGTAATTTTTTTTAATAGCAAAGTTCATTAGGTTGGCAGTATCGTGTATTACCCAAACCACAAAGTATCCGATAACCTCACCGCCAAGTTCCAATACATATTTGTGTGAGTACTCTAACTGAAATTCCCTTTCAAAGGCGCTTTTGCTCCACGCATCACTTGTAAAGTTTTCTCTGTTTATTTCAAGTACCGACGGAAGGTCCTGTATAGTCATAGGTCTTATCTTGGGTATTCGCATTTACCTTGCACTATTAAACTCCATATTAGGAAAGCAACTGGCTCTGGTACTATGACTGTCTTTCTGTTTCCACTTTGGCTTAATATCTCATGAAGCTCCGTTCTAAGCACCGCATCGCCTGTCAATTCAAAAAGCACGTCTATAGCGTCCTCTAAGGATCTGAGCATATCTCTTGCATCTCTGTAGTAAGCTATACCTTTTTCTTTAGCTACCCTTACACTTTCTAAATCTTCTCTTGGCTCTGCAACGGCAATAACCTTCACACTATCTGCGTTAACCCTCAAAAGAGCA
This DNA window, taken from Hydrogenobacter hydrogenophilus, encodes the following:
- the sreA gene encoding sulfur reductase subunit SreA gives rise to the protein MEIGGSFYDRKAYSTCYMCACRCGIEVYVRNNKVAYIKGNDAHPTNRGVLCAKGSSGIMKEYSPARLRKPLLRVGPRGSGEFKEIEWEEALQIATQWLEEARKKGPHKIAFFTGRDQMQAINGWFASQLGTVNWAAHGGFCSVNIAASGLYSIGGSFWEFGEADFENTKYFMLIGVAEDHSSNPFKLGIQEMKRKGGKFVVVNPVRWGYGAIADEWVPIKPGTDGAFFMGIMHELFRYNLVNWDFLKEYTNATWLVIQAPGTSKDGLFYRNEEGKPMVFDKKSNSFKPADRIVPDDLDPAFIGEFTTPEGYKVRPAFDIFAERLVKDYSPQKVEKITGIPAKDIERIAKEMGTIALYHPIELPIEWTDVWGRKHKKFIGRPVSFHVMRGVASHTNGFQTARAIFLLMMMLGVVDVPGGFLNKPPYPKHIEDLPKPYKISRPDEIKYGEVYPGPHLGYPQNPDDLLVDEKGNPIRIDWAYSWWFPLTAHGCIQNVIPAAYEQNPYGIEVLMIYMANMAWNSSQNIPYILQALTATDQAGNYIIPKIITIDAFYSEQVAYSDLVLPDATYLEQWFALSLLDRPPSAVDGPVDALRHPIVDPKANGYDVKGWGDVLVELGTRLKLSGFVNEDGSRKYKDFRDFLINWQVRPGVGALAGWRGKNGDKHFVGEPNPRQLEMYIKNKGFFYYKLPENMRYYRHVNKDYQEWALSVGFIKKVSPITFNFYLETLQTFRLAGQGLWEGKNQPPNDPLLRERLVKYFDPLPFWYPPFEEEISAEEYPLYAFTQRPQWMYHSWDSQNAWLRQISSRNYLYMNPKTAQKLGIKHLDWVWVESRVGKVKCQVFLTETTEPNSVWTWNAIGKMKGTWGLKPQAEEGHEGFLLNHVIPHSIKIGGREIFYGDPITGHFAWFDTKVKVYKAQDQTPETAPQFEVKPLPYIEERWVPVLRYKP
- a CDS encoding serine kinase → MRRVNVAIAGLGRVGSQFLDALLRVNADSVKVIAVAEPREDLESVRVAKEKGIAYYRDARDMLRSLEDAIDVLFELTGDAVLRTELHEILSQSGNRKTVIVPEPVAFLIWSLIVQGKCEYPR
- a CDS encoding Uma2 family endonuclease, whose product is MKVVEKKKYTIEDYEKLPEGSPYQLIEGELVVSPAPSPEHQRVSIRLSVMLFHHLKEKTKGEVLYAPVDVYLDEENAYQPDIVVVLEGSKAKITQRGIEGPPDIVVEILSPSTAYYDLRVKKDVYEKAGVKEYWIVDPYMKSIEIYSNTPEGFKLLSEAKRQGRVRSELLSIELDLKEVFE
- a CDS encoding polyprenyl synthetase family protein, which translates into the protein MQKVEEWKHLLESRLRELLQPFEPLVLYQAMSYYVFQEGKRIRPLFLCAVADALGGNIQDAITVGCALEFIHNYSLIHDDLPAIDNDSTRRGKPSCHVLFGEDIAILAGDALLNLAFEVLSKKENFVSMDEKDLLQVIRILSESSGHKGMVAGQVMDIKKLGDVWSISLKKTACLFSSAFACAGVISKRDQLLHSLISAGVKVGVLFQMVDDYKDKDGFYSIYKDGIAQIIEEKYHECIRTLEGIGLLTQEMEFLLRLVLSPVKTP
- the rimI gene encoding ribosomal protein S18-alanine N-acetyltransferase, producing the protein MRIPKIRPMTIQDLPSVLEINRENFTSDAWSKSAFEREFQLEYSHKYVLELGGEVIGYFVVWVIHDTANLMNFAIKKNYWGMGYGKMLLSFLVENFKDKVSHIALDVRKSNVRAIRLYRSLGFQIVSERPRYYSDGENAYQMILHVKEFLPERAPTSGETPSPV